One segment of Streptomyces sp. TG1A-8 DNA contains the following:
- a CDS encoding muconolactone Delta-isomerase family protein, producing MTNIDVWFIVQAEETVMDFLVRIDVRRAYDLSAEERADLIKREQTRGRELHAEGVLRHIWRVPGTRANVGIWSAADADALEGALESLPIRPYAEIEVTALATLAMVKEDPGAWVCHSG from the coding sequence TTGACGAACATCGATGTATGGTTCATTGTGCAAGCCGAGGAGACCGTGATGGATTTTTTGGTACGTATCGATGTGCGCCGCGCCTATGACCTTTCGGCCGAGGAGAGGGCCGACCTGATCAAGCGGGAACAGACCCGGGGCCGTGAGCTGCACGCGGAGGGGGTGCTGCGGCACATCTGGCGCGTGCCCGGTACGCGTGCCAATGTCGGCATCTGGTCGGCCGCGGACGCGGACGCCCTGGAGGGGGCGCTGGAGAGCCTGCCGATCCGGCCGTACGCGGAGATAGAGGTGACCGCGCTGGCCACGCTCGCCATGGTGAAGGAGGATCCCGGCGCCTGGGTGTGCCACAGCGGTTGA
- a CDS encoding helix-turn-helix transcriptional regulator — MPKHPHHPDVRDVRLVRIFSALGDPARLSIMKILADHGEHQRGDFEVDVTPSTLSHHMRTLREAGLTHHRMEGTRCFVSLREDTLQRFPAVLKSVLQAVTTEEREHGSVL; from the coding sequence ATGCCCAAGCACCCCCATCACCCCGACGTACGGGACGTCCGGCTCGTCCGGATATTCTCGGCGCTCGGAGATCCCGCCCGCCTGTCGATCATGAAGATCCTGGCGGACCACGGAGAGCATCAGCGCGGCGATTTCGAGGTGGACGTCACCCCCTCGACCCTGAGTCACCACATGAGGACACTGCGCGAGGCAGGACTGACCCATCACCGGATGGAGGGCACACGCTGCTTCGTGTCGCTGCGGGAGGACACCCTCCAGCGCTTCCCCGCCGTCCTGAAAAGCGTCCTGCAGGCTGTCACCACCGAAGAGCGGGAGCACGGGAGCGTCCTCTGA
- a CDS encoding IS701 family transposase: protein MEGMSEAACWAGELELVFARVAGRFTRADLRWRMRDYVRGLLGRATRKNGWQLAEWAGHRTPDGFQRLLNSSVWDADALRDDVRAYVAERLGPGGVLIIDDTGFIKKGTTSAGVSRQYTGTSGKIDNCQIGVFAAYATSSGRALVDRELYLPKAWTSDRDRCRAAKIPDGRGFATKGELARDIVRRCLAAGLPASWVTADEAYGQDWHFRRLLEQTGVGYVVAVPKSQQIKSLAGIWRIDHLIDEAPDDAWQRLSCGDGAKGPRIYDWAGAKLPANIIFDPDPPTHHRWVMARRSLSDPEDVAYYLAYAPVGVEIAELVRIAGSRWAIEECFQAAKNECGLDEYEVRRYVGWYRHITLAMLAHAVLAALAAQAQAGGEAKGAAETDQPPSRSPWQRSGGSWTLSCPTHEPTAIPSPTH, encoded by the coding sequence ATGGAGGGGATGAGTGAAGCCGCTTGCTGGGCCGGCGAGTTGGAGTTGGTGTTCGCTCGGGTGGCGGGCAGGTTCACTCGGGCGGATCTGCGGTGGCGGATGCGGGACTACGTCCGTGGTCTGCTGGGGCGGGCGACACGCAAGAACGGCTGGCAGCTTGCGGAATGGGCAGGTCACCGCACTCCGGACGGCTTTCAGCGGCTGCTGAACAGCAGTGTCTGGGACGCGGACGCCCTGCGTGACGACGTCCGTGCCTACGTCGCCGAACGGCTCGGACCGGGCGGTGTGCTGATCATCGACGACACGGGATTCATCAAGAAGGGCACCACCTCAGCCGGGGTCAGTCGGCAGTACACCGGCACCTCAGGAAAGATCGACAACTGTCAGATCGGCGTGTTCGCCGCCTACGCCACCAGCTCAGGCCGGGCCTTGGTGGACCGGGAGCTCTACCTGCCCAAAGCCTGGACGTCCGACCGTGACCGCTGCCGGGCGGCCAAGATCCCCGACGGGCGAGGCTTTGCGACCAAGGGGGAACTGGCCCGGGACATCGTCCGCCGCTGCCTGGCCGCCGGCCTGCCGGCGTCGTGGGTGACCGCGGATGAGGCCTACGGGCAGGACTGGCACTTCCGCCGCCTGCTCGAGCAGACGGGCGTCGGCTACGTGGTGGCGGTGCCCAAGTCCCAGCAGATCAAGTCCCTGGCCGGCATCTGGCGCATCGACCATCTCATCGATGAAGCACCCGATGATGCCTGGCAGCGGCTGTCCTGCGGCGATGGGGCGAAGGGCCCGCGGATCTACGACTGGGCCGGGGCCAAGTTGCCCGCCAACATCATCTTCGATCCGGATCCGCCGACCCATCACCGGTGGGTGATGGCCCGCCGCAGCCTGTCCGACCCCGAAGATGTGGCCTACTACCTGGCCTACGCACCCGTGGGTGTCGAGATCGCCGAGCTGGTCCGCATCGCCGGCTCCCGCTGGGCGATCGAGGAGTGCTTCCAGGCCGCGAAGAACGAGTGCGGCCTGGACGAGTACGAAGTCCGCCGCTATGTCGGCTGGTATCGGCACATCACCCTGGCCATGCTCGCCCACGCCGTCTTGGCCGCACTCGCAGCACAAGCCCAGGCCGGCGGGGAGGCAAAGGGGGCTGCAGAAACGGATCAGCCACCGTCCCGCTCACCGTGGCAGAGATCCGGCGGCTCCTGGACACTCTCCTGCCCCACCCACGAGCCGACCGCGATCCCATCACCCACGCACTGA
- a CDS encoding IS5 family transposase (programmed frameshift) has protein sequence MGRGTWSWIVPDGLWEIARPLIPPSKVRPQGGGTQDTPDETLFAAIIYVLVSGCAWRALPPCFGISKSTAHRRFVIWSRAGVWGRLHEEILRRLDDTDLLDLSRVVLDSAHVRAKKGGEHTGPSPVDRGKPGSQMHILSDAKGLPLLVGISAANVHDSQALKPMVLGHLTRHDPHNGRYFKPQRLHADKAYDVPELRKWVRGKRIGVRIARKGIESSERLGRRRWVIERTMSWLTGYRRLNYRYERNPRNYLAFLGLAAVLCCYKRLLKPTT, from the exons ATGGGGCGGGGTACGTGGAGTTGGATTGTTCCGGACGGGCTGTGGGAGATCGCGAGGCCGCTGATCCCGCCGTCAAAGGTGCGGCCGCAGGGTGGCGGGACGCAGGACACGCCTGATGAGACGCTGTTTGCCGCGATCATCTATGTGCTGGTCAGCGGCTGCGCCTGGCGGGCACTGCCACCGTGCTTCGGTATATCGAAGTCCACTGCGCATCGCCGTTTCGTGATCTGGTCGCGCGCCGGTGTGTGGGGCCGGCTCCATGAGGAGATCCTGCGCCGGCTCGACGACACGGACCTCCTCGATCTTTCCCGTGTCGTCCTCGACTCCGCCCACGTGAGGGCTAAAAAGGG GGGCGAACACACAGGTCCGAGTCCCGTGGACCGGGGCAAGCCGGGTTCCCAGATGCACATCCTGTCGGACGCGAAGGGACTGCCCCTTCTCGTCGGCATCTCCGCGGCCAACGTCCACGACAGCCAGGCCCTGAAGCCCATGGTGCTCGGTCACCTAACGAGACACGACCCGCACAACGGCCGGTACTTCAAGCCCCAGCGCCTGCATGCCGACAAGGCATACGACGTCCCTGAGCTGCGGAAATGGGTACGCGGCAAGCGCATCGGCGTCCGCATCGCCCGCAAGGGCATCGAGTCCAGCGAACGGCTGGGCCGGCGTCGTTGGGTGATCGAACGGACCATGTCCTGGCTGACCGGCTACCGTCGGCTCAACTACCGCTACGAACGCAATCCCCGCAACTACCTGGCCTTTCTGGGGCTTGCCGCAGTCCTCTGCTGCTACAAGCGACTCCTCAAGCCCACCACATAG
- a CDS encoding response regulator transcription factor, translated as MSASVRVLVCDDQVLIRTGLSTIIEAQPDLAVVGECGDGRTAVELAGRLRPDVVVMDVRMPVLDGIEATRLLAGAGVEHPVKVLVVTAFDADEYLYEALRAGASGFLLKDAPPDRLLHAIRTVATGAALLDLQVTRRFVSRYAARVRPAGGGARDIPLTPRELEVLHLIADGLSNSEIAAALVISHETVKTYVSRLLTKLDLRDRVQAVIYAYRHGLVI; from the coding sequence ATGAGCGCGTCCGTCCGGGTCCTGGTCTGCGACGACCAGGTACTGATCCGCACCGGGCTGTCGACCATCATCGAGGCTCAGCCGGACCTGGCGGTGGTGGGCGAGTGCGGGGACGGGCGGACCGCGGTGGAGCTGGCCGGCCGACTGCGCCCGGACGTGGTGGTGATGGACGTGCGCATGCCGGTCCTCGACGGCATCGAAGCCACCCGGCTGCTGGCTGGTGCCGGGGTCGAGCACCCCGTGAAGGTGCTCGTGGTGACCGCGTTCGATGCGGACGAGTACCTCTACGAGGCGCTGCGGGCCGGAGCGAGCGGGTTCCTGCTCAAGGATGCGCCGCCGGACCGGCTGCTGCACGCAATCCGGACCGTGGCCACGGGCGCGGCGCTGCTGGACCTCCAGGTGACGCGTCGGTTCGTGAGCCGTTACGCCGCCCGTGTCCGGCCCGCCGGGGGCGGCGCGCGGGACATCCCGCTGACACCCCGCGAACTGGAGGTTCTCCACCTCATCGCGGACGGACTGTCCAACAGCGAGATCGCCGCGGCGCTCGTCATCAGCCATGAGACCGTCAAGACCTATGTCTCCCGCCTCCTCACCAAGCTCGACCTGCGTGACCGCGTCCAGGCCGTCATCTACGCCTACCGGCACGGCCTGGTGATCTAG
- a CDS encoding helix-turn-helix domain-containing protein → MDNLGALVRRLRHAAQMTIEELSHASGVSVRAIGNLERGGSLGPQRATVTALAEALRLTGDPRDELLRTARAGRRRSPAPAPGLMAMPRAVPDFTGRGQEMSRLTSLADGSPDEPAPIVVISGQPGVGKTSLAVHAVTELSGRFPDGCFFVDLRGMEARPLDPGVVLERLIRALAPDHSRLPLDPIDRAAVYRSVAVGRRFAVVLDNAADEAQVRPLLPATGTILTVITSRRMLTGLEGVARLTLMPLPVAEARGLLEHLITDLPCTDRATDAVIRLARSCGNLPLALRIVGNRLASRPDWSPDRLAARLEDEERRLDALTAGDLEVTAAFELSYGQLSGAAQQLFRRLSLMPGPHSGPELASVLGGLPGADTEDALDELVELGLVQSGFTARYRLHDLIRLFARRRLEKEEPEDERIAVEARAVDWLLDTAITAGRRFHPDHPAFLEHRDDRVRLDTPEAAQHWLTTEADSWLAALELAAATGRRRRVIDVAEAMHWFSDRWIHWGHWPRVFALSSQAAAELADHATTATHLNYLSWAHNTCLGDTTGASDCARRAHAEAVVAGDLRQQAWADSYLAVALLKGGDAQGALPLAARAMRGFRTVNDREGLVMHALSTLGRALERTGKPHQALRAYGRRLALAADPATAPSPVIAGMTRVSAARDIGLLHITQGRWREAVETLEAAVAWEPASNIPQWQAQMYAALGRARRELGQNRRGSADVDRAIAIYRRIGDDRAMKALQPLRDSLGPPPSSLDSGCGESCPEVASTG, encoded by the coding sequence GTGGACAACTTAGGAGCGCTCGTACGGCGGCTGCGGCACGCCGCCCAGATGACCATCGAGGAGTTGTCGCACGCTTCCGGGGTGAGCGTGCGAGCGATCGGCAACCTGGAGCGCGGCGGGAGCCTCGGGCCGCAGCGCGCCACCGTGACCGCGCTCGCCGAGGCGCTGCGGCTGACCGGCGATCCGCGCGACGAACTGCTGCGGACCGCCCGTGCGGGCCGGCGCCGCAGCCCGGCACCGGCCCCTGGACTGATGGCGATGCCGCGCGCGGTGCCCGACTTCACCGGCCGCGGTCAGGAAATGAGCCGGCTGACCTCATTGGCGGACGGATCGCCGGACGAGCCGGCGCCCATCGTCGTGATCTCGGGCCAGCCGGGGGTCGGCAAGACCAGCCTGGCCGTGCACGCCGTCACCGAGCTGTCGGGGCGCTTTCCCGACGGGTGCTTCTTCGTCGACCTGCGCGGCATGGAGGCACGGCCGCTGGACCCCGGCGTCGTTCTGGAGCGGCTGATCCGCGCCCTGGCACCGGACCACAGCCGGCTGCCGCTGGATCCGATCGACCGGGCGGCCGTGTACCGGTCCGTGGCGGTCGGGCGCCGGTTCGCCGTGGTGCTGGACAACGCGGCGGACGAGGCCCAGGTACGTCCCCTGCTGCCGGCGACCGGCACGATCCTGACAGTGATCACCAGCCGCCGGATGCTCACCGGTCTGGAGGGGGTGGCCCGGCTGACGCTGATGCCCCTGCCCGTCGCAGAAGCCCGCGGCCTGCTGGAACACTTGATCACCGACCTGCCCTGTACCGACCGCGCCACCGACGCGGTGATCCGGCTGGCGCGCTCCTGCGGCAACCTCCCCCTGGCCCTGCGGATCGTCGGGAACCGCCTGGCCAGCCGCCCCGACTGGTCACCCGATCGGCTCGCCGCCCGTCTGGAGGACGAGGAACGCCGCCTGGACGCGCTGACCGCCGGTGACCTGGAGGTCACCGCGGCCTTCGAACTGTCCTACGGACAATTGTCCGGCGCCGCACAGCAGCTCTTCCGGCGCCTGTCCCTGATGCCGGGACCGCACAGTGGCCCCGAACTGGCCTCGGTGCTGGGAGGACTGCCGGGCGCCGACACGGAGGACGCCCTGGACGAATTGGTGGAACTCGGTCTGGTCCAGTCCGGTTTCACCGCGCGCTATCGACTGCACGACCTCATCCGGCTCTTCGCGCGGCGGCGGCTCGAGAAGGAAGAGCCAGAGGACGAGCGCATCGCCGTAGAGGCACGGGCGGTGGACTGGTTGCTGGACACGGCGATCACCGCCGGCCGCCGGTTCCACCCGGACCACCCCGCCTTCCTCGAGCACCGGGACGACCGCGTGCGGCTGGACACCCCTGAGGCGGCACAGCACTGGCTGACGACCGAGGCCGACAGCTGGCTCGCAGCGCTGGAACTGGCTGCCGCCACCGGAAGGCGGCGACGGGTGATCGATGTGGCAGAAGCCATGCACTGGTTCTCCGACCGCTGGATCCACTGGGGCCACTGGCCCCGGGTGTTCGCCCTGTCCAGCCAGGCTGCCGCCGAACTGGCCGACCACGCCACCACCGCGACGCACCTGAACTACCTCTCCTGGGCACACAACACCTGCCTCGGCGACACCACCGGAGCGAGCGACTGCGCCCGTCGGGCCCACGCGGAAGCGGTCGTGGCCGGGGACCTGCGACAGCAGGCGTGGGCCGACTCCTACCTGGCGGTGGCGCTGCTGAAGGGCGGGGACGCCCAGGGTGCGCTGCCGCTGGCCGCCCGGGCGATGCGGGGGTTTCGCACGGTGAACGACCGCGAAGGCCTGGTGATGCACGCGCTGTCCACCCTGGGCAGGGCGCTCGAACGCACCGGGAAGCCCCACCAGGCGTTGCGGGCCTACGGGCGCAGGCTGGCACTGGCGGCCGACCCGGCCACCGCGCCGTCGCCCGTGATCGCCGGAATGACGCGGGTGTCGGCGGCACGCGACATCGGCCTGCTGCACATCACGCAGGGGCGGTGGCGGGAAGCGGTGGAAACACTGGAAGCGGCCGTAGCCTGGGAGCCGGCGTCGAACATCCCGCAATGGCAGGCGCAGATGTACGCCGCGCTCGGCCGGGCACGGCGCGAACTGGGGCAAAATCGGCGGGGATCGGCCGACGTGGACCGCGCCATCGCGATCTACCGGAGGATCGGTGACGACAGGGCCATGAAGGCTCTCCAACCCCTGCGGGACAGTTTGGGCCCGCCTCCGAGCTCGCTCGACAGCGGATGCGGGGAATCATGTCCGGAAGTGGCGTCAACTGGGTGA
- a CDS encoding DUF4232 domain-containing protein: MTTHRARRTARSAALAAVTAALALGLTACGGANGGSTAAGGDYSAVTAQSRSASAENGKGGTEQTNSAGHLRVGVRSATASGVTEKVVSKRTTAGTQPCRGDEMLVTAVHRFAGQQGDHLLLTAVNEGTKPCWVTSYPAVVLDWNVDNTALPHSKKDNPGGDKRITLQPGGKAYSAVNLFDYGSNNHTAQSLAIALRGADGRTGPFCSVVNKGQKPQFSWNEADVLNWSTEKPYDF, encoded by the coding sequence ATGACCACGCACCGTGCCCGCCGTACCGCCCGTTCCGCCGCCCTGGCCGCCGTCACCGCCGCGCTGGCGCTGGGCCTGACCGCCTGCGGCGGCGCCAACGGCGGCTCGACGGCGGCGGGCGGCGACTACAGCGCTGTGACCGCCCAGAGCAGGTCCGCGTCTGCCGAGAACGGCAAGGGCGGCACGGAGCAGACCAACAGCGCTGGTCACCTCAGGGTGGGGGTGCGCTCGGCGACCGCCTCGGGCGTGACGGAGAAGGTCGTGAGCAAGCGCACGACGGCCGGCACCCAGCCGTGCCGCGGAGACGAGATGCTGGTCACCGCGGTGCACCGGTTCGCCGGTCAGCAGGGCGACCACCTGCTGCTCACCGCGGTGAACGAGGGCACCAAGCCATGCTGGGTCACCTCCTACCCCGCCGTGGTGCTCGACTGGAACGTCGACAACACGGCATTGCCGCACTCGAAGAAGGACAACCCGGGTGGCGACAAGCGCATCACGCTCCAGCCCGGAGGCAAGGCATACAGCGCGGTGAACCTCTTCGACTACGGCTCGAACAACCACACGGCGCAGTCGCTCGCCATCGCGCTGCGCGGCGCGGACGGTCGCACCGGCCCCTTCTGCTCCGTCGTCAACAAGGGCCAGAAGCCGCAGTTCAGCTGGAACGAGGCCGACGTGCTGAACTGGAGCACCGAGAAGCCGTACGACTTCTGA